Within Anguilla anguilla isolate fAngAng1 chromosome 11, fAngAng1.pri, whole genome shotgun sequence, the genomic segment gtttttttttttttttttaatcatgcattgatgtttattttaatgatgaaaTCACTCTAATTCACTGACACCTGTTCTTGTGAGGTATGATTAAGATGAGGACATACTGTTATATGATTTACGTCCATTTCCCCAGCTGGGGTCTCTTACTTTAGAAGGAGCCAATAGCTTAACggagaaaagagaagcaatgCGGGTCAAATGTACGTGCAACCCAACCTGCACTCCAGTTTGTAGGCAAGTTTCAgcatttcagttaaaaacatgtCGTTTACGATACAGTCTGACAACTCAAAATAAGTGACTAAAATCAACATTGACAAATTGTCTTCACCGTTACTATTAACgacaaatgcaaaaattgtgGAAGAATAAGAATGTTCAGGGTGAAGGGTTTTCTCTACTTTCAATACAGTCGCGCTCTTAACCTTAGACCTAGCTTACTTTGGTCAAAATCACTTGTTGCACCTAGAAACAGCACAGCGACATCTGCAGTATAGCGAAAAACGTGAACGCAGTTTGGCTTGCGAAAGCGTGACATCAATGAGACGGAGATGCCACCCAAATTACAACAGGGTTGTTGGCATGACGGTGGTGCAGCGCAACTATAAATTAAGAGGCACTACATATCGGCATCTAACTTCACAACCGATCCGAACAGGTCAGCCATCGGAATCAAACAGAAAAACTTTAGCCTGCCTGCCGTCATTTCAAGAAGAAGTTCATTTTAAACCTAAGCTACATCCGTATTTCACCTAACGGAAAACAAAAGGGTAAGTTAGATAAtcattttattactattacaAGTTCTTGTCTCGGATTTCTTATCGTGATTACATTGCGTAGCCTATAACTATTTAACTAAGTATTAGACTTCAGAACTATCAGAGCATTATAACGATTAAGACAAACTCATAGTGAATCCACACAGGCATTATAATTATTTCAAGCTTAGCAACAATGTTCATTGCATTTGTgagcaaaactgaaaaatatcgTTCAGCATCACCTCGGTGTTGCGCGAGATTTTATTCGTAGGCTACTTTTTCTtgattattttacagtatgatATTACAGTGTGAGATTATAAAGTTTCTATCTTTTTTTAGCACCCATTTCGCCATGAAGCCCGCGTGCCTGGTCCTCCTTGCCTCTTTGACGGTTTGCAATCTCACCATGAATCTAGGACAAAACATCTCTGAAGAGGATAATGTGGAGAACCGAGCAACTTTGGATGAAATGCTTCAGAGAGCGGACAATCTATTACTCAGATCTATACTTAAAAAGATAGGGGAAGACGAAAGTACAAACGGTATGTTTTGTCCGACTATGGAAGTAAATTATTCCGgataatgtatttataattattctCCGTTGCCCCACAAAAGGTAGCTCCTATGAAGATTAATtctaacattattttattattttaaagactTCAAAGTGCATATTTATGTGGTTAATATTGTGTcatctaaatatttaaataaacgcAAGTTTTACCGTTCTGAGGAAAGATACATTAGAAATTGTTTCTTTCTCCCATTGGTCAATTTTAACATTCATTGAAAAATTCAAGGAACCTACACATTAGGCATCAGTCATTGAGCAGATTGTATCCTCGCTGCATAGAATAACAGCCAAGTAATCAAttatttcacattcttaaaatgaaaagtaatttttagtttaaaaaaaaaaataattaacatgtTTCAATCCGAGCAGTCTACCTCAAAAAAAGTCAATatgattaaatttaaaatagaaatcaGCCATTTCAAAAGTGAAACCTGGCTGCATGACAGCAAATACCACGGCCTCGTGTTGGCATATATGAACTAGGCTATTGATTCAATATTAATTGGCcgacataaaaaataaagtctaAGTCAATGTTCAGCATTAGGCTATATGCCATTATACAATTTAAGCAGAAAATAGCGTATGCCTATGATTGATTGGCATTTTATTAATTCATGTCAGTCTAATTTTATCAGTAATTTCAACGTATATAATACAGATAGGCaagtaattctttttttttcaattacagAACTGATCTCCTCTCAACAGGAGTGGATCGCTAAGAGGCAGCATCCGGGAAAGAGATACCAAGATGAAATAGAAAAGCGGCAACATCCTGGAAAACGTGGGGAGGACGAGGTCGAGGATTACGCCGATCTCCAGAAAAGGCAACATCCAGGGAAGCGGGAGGATGAGATGGACAATTACGTGGAGTTGCAAAGGCGGCAGCACCCGGGTAAGCGTTCACCGCTGGAACAGTTACCAGACAATTCTGGCACCCAGGCGGCGTACCTGGTAGAGCTTTCCAAAAGGCAGCATCCAGGTAAACGCTACCTGATGTACAAGAAACGTCAGCACCCGGGCAGACGTGAGCTCGGGGAGGAGATGGACTCAGGTGAGCTGCCGGATTTGGAGAAGCGTCAGCACCCCGGAAAACGCTTTGTGGATAACACGAGTCCCGATTTCGCCCCCAACGATCCATGTGGCCCCAATGATCCAGGGAGCTGCAGCAAAGCAAGCTTGTTGCTGGAGTTGCTGGACAACGCAACCAAGAGCCGAGCCGAAGAGAAGAGACAACATCCAGGAAAAAGGTTCGCTTATGAAGAAGACTTGATGGAACGGGAGTAGAAAGGGGAGAGCGAATGTATAACTTTAATGTAAAGATCTGAATATATCATCTTAATAACTATAATAAAGATTatttcacaattatttattaatgttttattgcccTTTATTGCGGGCCACTTGAACTAGGTTAATTTCTATTGCAAACTGTTCTGACACTGATGGACAGATGTTCAGATGTAACATAAACACTGACATTAAGTGCAAATAAAGAAATCATTTAGATTGTAACCCGCATATCGGTAACCGACTCTGCGCGCTGTACAGTTACCGAATTAATTCTGCATCGATGAATATCCTGCCAAACATTCTCATGGCGGAAAGGTGCTATCATTTGTAGGctattttgtttgttgattaTGGCGTTTTAGCGAAAGGAACATGCCACGGATAACAGGATTAGCCTAAGCCccgaagaggaagagaaaattATGAATAACTGCATCGTAATCGCAAAAAAACACTCGTTGTTTAACCTTGGCACTTACGGTTTTCGTCAAGTTActttaatcatcatcatcatcatcatcatcatcatcatcatcatcatcatcatcattattattattattattattattccattttttttttttgttttttgtgcgacatagctcaggaggtaagagcggttgtctggcagtcggaagattgctggttcgatcccctgccctgggcgtgtcgaagtgtccctgagcaagacacctaacccctaattgctcccaacgagctgattggtaccttgcatggcagcctttcaccgttgatgtgtgagtgtgtgtgtgaatgggtgaatgagaggcataaattgtaaagcgctttggataaaagcgctatataaatgcagtccatttgtaCAGCGCCATTCTCAAACCTAAAGTCGTTTAACATAGCAAGGCAATGCagatatagcctatatttaaacAAAGAGGGGGAACACAActgtaaacataaaaatattagtATCCGAGTGAGGAAATTGAGGAAATTGAGGAATGAGGAAAATTTAGTACAATCACAAAGGTGTTGAAGGAGGGCATTTCAAAGTAGGCCTTGCCTATGTGGGATCGGTCTGTGGATAGTCTGCTTTTAGGTACTATAAACAGGCCAGTGCAAGAGGACCTATACTGGCAGTGTACAGAAAGAGTAATTCAGAGAGGTAGTAGGCAGCAAGACCGTGAATTAAGAGCTTTGAACGTGTTTTGAACGTGCGTTACGTTATTTCATCCCTAAAAAGAATTATCCTCATACACAAATTTGGTGTTTACATAATGCTCTCCCATGTCAATATCGGTAAAAATGACATCGATATATGTGTAGCTACTACTCAGTCATTGCGTTGTTGAATTGTAACGGCATCTGATCGATTTAAGATGTAGCACATAGTCTTAAGTTTTCATCGACCTTCTCCATTGATGTCTGCAATGCCCATCTTCGAGAAAGAAGTTCAGCCGACTATGAAGTCTCTTTGTGCGTAATTGCACCGTTTTTTCAGTGAAGCTTCATTATCGCATGCGGCCTCGGTTAGACTAAAAATGTATTAGATTTAGGCTATAATTACATGTGTATCTGTATCTTGTTATATTTTCACATCTGCTGAAAAAACTAATGAACAATACTCTCGGCACAGTCGGCAGTTTTTCGACACCAATATTGGTTACACgattgtaattattttgggaTAAAGTGCAATCTTGCTGAAGAAATGACGATAAGCTATTCGAATGATAGGCCTaaacaataaaattaacttATACAAATGGATATATACGTTTTACAGGATATAAAACAACTGTTAATAATGTGACGTTTCCTATTTTGCCTTTCAACTGCctaattatgaatatgaaattaaacaggCTATACTGTGTGTACCTCCGAAGGAATTATCTAACAAGTggcaatgatttatttatttgtttgttttacccTTTGACCTTTTTCCAGTTCTTGGAAAGTATGCTGGTCTTCTGTGGgggaatgaataataaataccCCGGTAACTGACATTgcaattttatatatttccttTTGCTTATTC encodes:
- the trh gene encoding pro-thyrotropin-releasing hormone produces the protein MKPACLVLLASLTVCNLTMNLGQNISEEDNVENRATLDEMLQRADNLLLRSILKKIGEDESTNELISSQQEWIAKRQHPGKRYQDEIEKRQHPGKRGEDEVEDYADLQKRQHPGKREDEMDNYVELQRRQHPGKRSPLEQLPDNSGTQAAYLVELSKRQHPGKRYLMYKKRQHPGRRELGEEMDSGELPDLEKRQHPGKRFVDNTSPDFAPNDPCGPNDPGSCSKASLLLELLDNATKSRAEEKRQHPGKRFAYEEDLMERE